The Nitriliruptor alkaliphilus DSM 45188 genome includes a region encoding these proteins:
- a CDS encoding response regulator, which yields MARVLVVDDDPVTLIGLELQLRALGHEVRSRPTLADGLLAAVEERADVLLLDVDLGDGRTGDELLALLDRGVGRPLVTCLLSGSDAGQLAALADRLGAAWLPKPVRPSDLAQVLGRSGRRPDADGEARPS from the coding sequence GTGGCACGGGTGCTGGTGGTCGACGACGACCCCGTGACGCTGATCGGCCTGGAGCTCCAGCTGCGAGCCCTCGGTCACGAGGTGCGCAGCCGACCGACCCTCGCCGACGGGCTGCTCGCCGCCGTCGAGGAACGGGCCGACGTCCTGCTGCTGGACGTCGATCTCGGCGACGGCCGCACCGGGGACGAGCTGCTGGCGCTGCTCGATCGAGGTGTCGGGCGTCCCCTCGTGACCTGTCTGCTGTCGGGCAGCGACGCTGGACAGCTCGCGGCGCTCGCCGACCGTCTCGGGGCTGCCTGGCTGCCCAAGCCCGTCCGACCGAGCGACCTGGCCCAGGTCCTCGGCAGATCCGGTCGGCGCCCGGACGCTGACGGCGAGGCGCGACCGAGCTGA
- a CDS encoding LPXTG cell wall anchor domain-containing protein yields the protein MQRAHLLGDGARTSLVALLVGLLSLGAFVVPGALADEHDEPDDEVVEADDDAAGGDAEPAPEPSEDPSPDEPAEDTDADTDADADVDADVEAGTDADTDAAVDAGDDAAEHVAADPDGDAPPEDTPPGDHCDEEHPGEAEGREDCPEVCDEEHPGEAEGREDCDVAVDGDVLADLEAALHALLGEAAGADLFARLADLDEATLLTILADIEADASLEALVRSLFDQGLDEVAVDLLVGLVAAGDADALAEFLVLIAEGDVAPETLRALVATLLATGDTATLAEVVDALLASGDTDAIWVVVQGQLGELLDAGMVDQLLEIVDLVVDEGDVALLQDLLGELLPVLADAGEFDLLVDVIELVVDAGLGAALDGVLGPLLEQLLGAGQWEQVLAIVVIVGDLDLGDVDLTEVVSDLLDQILAELLAVLEAGQLDLDEVRAVLAVLLEVDLVGDELLRRLEAGELDEVLGAIVADLLEDTTTTPVTPDTPVTPDTPVTPDAPESPQQPVSGDETTADVDREAVQPAGVVAALQPGATGPVTTTGTATGRTGVLAATGSDTVTLALAALVALLLGSGMLLTSRRRRAAAVTERRER from the coding sequence ATGCAACGAGCACACCTGCTCGGCGACGGAGCGCGGACGTCACTCGTCGCGCTCCTCGTCGGGCTGCTGAGCCTCGGCGCCTTCGTGGTGCCAGGCGCCCTCGCCGACGAACACGACGAACCCGACGACGAGGTCGTCGAGGCGGATGACGACGCGGCTGGAGGTGATGCCGAGCCGGCGCCCGAGCCCTCGGAGGATCCGTCACCGGACGAGCCCGCCGAGGACACGGACGCCGACACGGACGCCGACGCCGACGTGGATGCCGACGTCGAGGCAGGTACCGACGCCGATACCGATGCTGCGGTGGATGCCGGTGACGACGCCGCCGAGCACGTGGCCGCGGACCCGGACGGCGACGCGCCTCCTGAGGACACCCCGCCGGGCGACCACTGCGACGAGGAGCACCCCGGTGAGGCCGAGGGCCGTGAGGACTGCCCCGAGGTCTGTGACGAGGAGCACCCCGGTGAGGCCGAGGGCCGTGAGGACTGCGACGTCGCGGTCGACGGCGACGTCCTCGCCGACCTCGAAGCTGCGCTGCACGCACTGCTCGGCGAGGCTGCCGGGGCTGACCTGTTCGCCCGCCTCGCCGACCTCGACGAGGCCACGCTGCTCACGATCCTGGCGGACATCGAAGCGGATGCGTCGCTCGAGGCGCTCGTCCGCAGCCTCTTCGACCAGGGCCTCGACGAGGTGGCCGTCGACCTGCTGGTCGGCCTGGTGGCCGCTGGCGACGCCGACGCGCTGGCCGAGTTCCTCGTCCTGATCGCCGAGGGCGACGTGGCTCCCGAGACGCTGCGAGCTCTCGTCGCGACGCTGCTGGCGACCGGTGACACCGCCACGCTGGCGGAGGTCGTCGACGCACTCCTGGCCAGCGGTGACACCGATGCGATCTGGGTGGTCGTGCAGGGCCAGCTCGGCGAACTGCTCGATGCCGGGATGGTCGACCAGTTGCTGGAGATCGTCGACCTCGTGGTCGACGAGGGCGACGTGGCCCTCCTGCAGGACCTGCTCGGTGAGCTGCTGCCCGTCCTCGCCGATGCCGGCGAGTTCGACCTCCTCGTCGACGTGATCGAGCTGGTCGTCGACGCCGGCCTCGGCGCCGCGCTGGACGGGGTGCTCGGCCCGCTGCTCGAACAGCTGCTGGGCGCGGGGCAGTGGGAGCAGGTGCTGGCGATCGTCGTGATCGTCGGTGACCTCGACCTCGGTGACGTCGACCTGACCGAGGTCGTCAGTGACCTGCTCGACCAGATCCTCGCCGAGCTGCTCGCCGTGCTTGAGGCCGGTCAGCTGGACCTCGACGAGGTCCGGGCCGTGCTCGCGGTCCTGCTCGAGGTGGACCTGGTCGGCGACGAGCTCCTGCGGCGTCTGGAGGCCGGTGAACTCGACGAGGTGCTCGGGGCGATCGTCGCCGATCTGCTCGAGGACACCACGACGACGCCGGTGACCCCGGACACGCCCGTGACGCCGGACACGCCCGTGACGCCGGACGCGCCGGAGAGCCCGCAGCAGCCGGTCAGCGGCGACGAGACCACGGCGGACGTCGACCGCGAGGCGGTCCAGCCCGCTGGTGTCGTCGCCGCCCTGCAGCCGGGCGCGACCGGTCCGGTGACCACCACCGGGACGGCGACGGGTCGGACCGGTGTCCTGGCCGCCACCGGCAGCGACACGGTGACGCTCGCCCTCGCGGCGCTCGTCGCGCTGTTGCTCGGCAGCGGGATGCTCCTGACCAGCCGTCGGCGGCGCGCTGCCGCGGTCACCGAGCGCCGGGAGCGCTGA
- the purS gene encoding phosphoribosylformylglycinamidine synthase subunit PurS: MPRVAIDVLLKREILDPQGRAVEDALPGLGFEGVRDVRIGKHLELDVDAADDDELADRVTRMCADFLTNPVIESYSWRVLDDASAPA, from the coding sequence ATGCCCCGCGTCGCCATCGACGTCCTGCTCAAGCGTGAGATCCTCGATCCGCAGGGTCGCGCCGTGGAGGACGCCCTCCCCGGCCTCGGGTTCGAAGGGGTCCGTGACGTCCGCATCGGCAAGCACCTCGAGCTGGACGTCGACGCGGCCGATGACGACGAGCTCGCCGACCGCGTCACGCGCATGTGCGCCGACTTCCTCACCAACCCGGTGATCGAGTCCTACTCGTGGCGGGTGCTCGACGACGCGTCCGCGCCGGCCTGA
- the purQ gene encoding phosphoribosylformylglycinamidine synthase subunit PurQ, with the protein MRVGVVTFPGSLDDGDARNAVAAVGGDPVRLWHADEDVQGVDAVILPGGFSYGDYLRCGAVAHRAPVMRAVADLAKGGGPVLGICNGFQVLCEAGLLPGALLRNARLRFVCKDVPLTIENATTPWTRSYAAGETIIVPIKNGEGRYHADAAVLDQLEAEGRVVARYALGQNPNGSERDIAGICNEAGNVVGLMPHPEHAVDDGLVGGTDGQGFFASVLEAAATPA; encoded by the coding sequence GTGCGCGTCGGTGTCGTGACCTTCCCCGGTTCCCTCGACGACGGTGACGCGCGCAACGCCGTCGCTGCGGTCGGAGGCGACCCGGTCCGGCTCTGGCACGCCGACGAGGACGTGCAGGGGGTCGACGCGGTCATCCTGCCCGGCGGCTTCAGCTACGGCGACTACCTGCGTTGCGGTGCCGTCGCCCACCGGGCGCCGGTGATGCGGGCGGTCGCCGACCTCGCGAAGGGTGGCGGCCCGGTGCTCGGCATCTGCAACGGCTTCCAGGTCCTGTGCGAGGCGGGCCTGTTGCCGGGTGCCTTGCTGCGCAACGCCCGGCTGCGGTTCGTGTGCAAGGACGTCCCGTTGACGATCGAGAACGCGACCACGCCGTGGACGCGCAGCTACGCGGCGGGCGAGACCATCATCGTCCCGATCAAGAACGGCGAGGGTCGTTACCACGCCGACGCCGCCGTCCTCGACCAACTCGAGGCCGAGGGGCGGGTCGTGGCGCGCTACGCCCTCGGACAGAACCCGAACGGCTCGGAGCGCGACATCGCGGGGATCTGCAACGAGGCCGGCAACGTGGTCGGCCTCATGCCCCACCCCGAGCACGCGGTCGACGACGGCCTCGTCGGCGGCACCGACGGCCAGGGGTTCTTCGCGAGCGTCCTCGAGGCCGCCGCCACCCCCGCCTGA
- a CDS encoding type II toxin-antitoxin system RelE family toxin — translation MAQVEIARAAVADLDRLVLTHSLPRDTTERVRGSLRSLERFPRLGPELTGRWEGFRFILGPWRWMLLVYIFDEHRDRVVIVTIQDARASSAATSE, via the coding sequence GTGGCGCAGGTCGAGATCGCTCGTGCCGCTGTCGCTGACCTGGACCGGCTCGTGCTGACGCACTCGCTCCCGCGCGATACGACCGAACGTGTCCGGGGGTCCCTCCGGTCGCTCGAACGGTTCCCGCGACTCGGCCCAGAGCTCACCGGCCGATGGGAAGGCTTCCGGTTCATCCTCGGCCCCTGGCGGTGGATGTTGCTCGTCTACATCTTCGACGAGCACCGCGATCGCGTCGTCATCGTCACGATCCAGGACGCCCGAGCCTCGAGCGCAGCGACCAGCGAGTGA